From the Nocardiopsis changdeensis genome, one window contains:
- a CDS encoding L,D-transpeptidase family protein has translation MATPRTPSVPFLRRPARLLAVLTAALLGALLLAPPPADAAVRELRNGDSGRAVAALQEQLLDLGYWLDGADGEFGPHTAQAVLALQKAAGIDRDGVVGPDTRAALADGVRPSATSSGDALEIDLERQLLLVVSGGEVEYTLNTSTGSGRPYLGSDGSERIAVTPTGTYTVFRQVSGWDPGPYGALYAPMYFNGGIAVHGYPSVPAQPASHGCARVSLSAMDWLREEGHIAVGTTVVVR, from the coding sequence ATGGCAACCCCCCGAACACCCTCCGTCCCGTTCCTCCGACGACCGGCCCGGCTCCTGGCGGTGCTGACCGCCGCGCTGCTGGGCGCCCTCCTGCTCGCTCCCCCGCCCGCCGACGCCGCCGTCCGCGAGCTGCGCAACGGCGACTCCGGGCGGGCCGTCGCGGCGCTCCAGGAGCAGCTGCTCGACCTCGGCTACTGGCTCGACGGCGCCGACGGCGAGTTCGGGCCCCACACCGCCCAGGCCGTGCTCGCCCTCCAGAAGGCCGCCGGGATCGACCGCGACGGCGTGGTCGGCCCCGACACCCGGGCCGCCCTGGCCGACGGGGTCCGACCATCGGCGACCTCCTCCGGTGACGCGCTGGAGATCGACCTGGAGCGCCAGCTGCTGCTGGTGGTCTCCGGCGGGGAGGTGGAGTACACGCTCAACACCTCCACCGGATCCGGCAGGCCCTACCTCGGCTCCGACGGCTCCGAGCGGATCGCGGTCACCCCCACCGGCACCTACACGGTGTTCCGGCAGGTGTCCGGCTGGGACCCGGGCCCCTACGGTGCGCTGTACGCGCCGATGTACTTCAACGGCGGCATCGCCGTCCACGGGTACCCGAGCGTGCCGGCGCAGCCGGCCTCGCACGGCTGCGCGCGGGTGAGCCTGTCGGCCATGGACTGGCTGCGGGAGGAGGGGCATATCGCGGTGGGC
- a CDS encoding ACT domain-containing protein, which produces MDATDAHDGTDDRRTGFLGREALDFGVLLTAAGAAHLVVLSLGHSDDGARALLAVGTLLVLASGLHRWYRHRRPAAPAAHRAETRRPHGAAPVHEPLGDRLWSVRVTVADVPGGLAALTAGFAALGVDIRLMHVHPAGAEAVDEFFVSAPARVGAHALHAAVREAGGRDAIVRTADPHELSDTTSRTLALVGALASGDTTLEDSLLSLAAARVVETADAPPVGLGREDLSGTVMTLPAPDGRVLVVRRSGTPFTPVEFARCRALAQVAATLGSRTGGA; this is translated from the coding sequence ATGGACGCTACCGATGCCCACGACGGAACCGACGACCGGCGCACCGGCTTCCTCGGCAGGGAGGCCCTCGACTTCGGGGTCCTGCTGACCGCCGCCGGGGCGGCGCACCTGGTGGTGCTCTCCCTGGGCCACAGCGACGACGGGGCCCGCGCCCTGCTCGCGGTCGGGACACTGCTGGTCCTGGCCTCCGGCCTGCACCGCTGGTACCGCCACCGGCGGCCCGCGGCCCCGGCTGCGCACCGGGCGGAGACCCGCCGCCCGCACGGAGCCGCACCCGTCCACGAGCCGCTCGGCGACCGCCTGTGGAGCGTGCGCGTCACCGTCGCGGACGTCCCCGGCGGGCTCGCCGCCCTCACCGCGGGGTTCGCGGCCCTGGGCGTGGACATCCGCCTCATGCACGTCCACCCCGCCGGGGCCGAGGCCGTCGACGAGTTCTTCGTCAGCGCGCCCGCCCGCGTGGGGGCGCACGCCCTGCACGCCGCCGTCCGGGAGGCGGGCGGCCGCGACGCCATCGTGCGCACCGCCGACCCGCACGAGCTCAGCGACACCACCAGCCGGACCCTGGCCCTGGTCGGGGCGCTCGCGTCCGGGGACACGACCCTGGAGGACTCGCTGCTGTCCCTGGCCGCCGCCCGGGTGGTCGAGACGGCGGACGCGCCGCCCGTCGGCCTGGGGCGCGAGGACCTGTCCGGCACCGTGATGACACTGCCCGCCCCCGACGGCCGGGTGCTGGTCGTCCGGCGCTCCGGAACACCGTTCACGCCGGTGGAGTTCGCCCGCTGCCGGGCGCTCGCACAGGTCGCCGCCACCCTGGGCAGCCGGACCGGCGGCGCCTGA
- a CDS encoding RNA polymerase sigma factor produces the protein MSDELREESAAPAGPEDAVPEAVLVERAQDGDDTAFEILLTRHQDVVYRIALRILRDPGDARDAAQEALITAWRKLPELRDPAAFGPWLKRIAGRRALNLLRSRAETEPIDEQAAPDPRDAGPDAEALAGDLRGALMQALAGLPPGQRTCWVLREMEGWGYEEIAEVVDATPTAVRGRIHRARTHLVKALAPWR, from the coding sequence GTGTCAGATGAGCTCCGGGAGGAGTCCGCGGCACCGGCCGGGCCGGAGGACGCCGTCCCCGAGGCCGTCCTGGTCGAGCGTGCGCAGGACGGCGACGACACGGCGTTCGAGATCCTGCTGACGCGGCACCAGGACGTGGTCTACCGCATCGCGCTGCGCATCCTGCGGGACCCGGGCGACGCCCGGGACGCCGCCCAGGAGGCCCTCATCACGGCCTGGCGCAAACTCCCCGAACTGCGGGACCCCGCGGCGTTCGGCCCCTGGCTGAAGCGCATCGCGGGGCGGCGCGCCCTGAACCTCCTGCGCTCCCGGGCGGAGACCGAACCGATCGACGAGCAGGCCGCGCCGGACCCCCGCGACGCCGGGCCGGACGCCGAGGCGCTGGCCGGCGACCTGCGGGGCGCGCTGATGCAGGCCCTGGCCGGACTGCCCCCGGGACAGCGCACCTGCTGGGTCCTGAGGGAAATGGAAGGATGGGGATATGAAGAGATAGCAGAAGTCGTCGACGCGACCCCGACCGCCGTGCGTGGGCGGATCCACCGCGCCCGCACCCATCTCGTGAAGGCTCTTGCACCATGGCGCTAG
- a CDS encoding Asp23/Gls24 family envelope stress response protein has translation MAAKNPQDTGTAGTDLRRVTTATGGDAQGRTVIADHVVAKISGMAARQVRGVHRMGGNASRAFDAVRERIPGSTSSAAADRGVAVEVGERQAAVDINLVVEYGAVIPDLAAEVRRNVVSAVERMTGLEVTEVNVAVDDIHLPGEGEDASGNEPRVQ, from the coding sequence ATGGCAGCCAAGAACCCCCAGGACACCGGAACCGCCGGCACCGACCTGCGCCGCGTCACCACCGCCACGGGCGGCGACGCGCAGGGCCGCACCGTGATCGCCGACCACGTGGTCGCCAAGATCTCCGGCATGGCCGCCCGGCAGGTCCGCGGCGTCCACCGGATGGGCGGCAACGCCTCCCGCGCCTTCGACGCGGTCCGCGAGCGCATCCCCGGTTCGACCTCCTCGGCCGCCGCGGACCGGGGGGTCGCGGTCGAGGTCGGGGAGCGCCAGGCGGCGGTCGACATCAACCTGGTCGTCGAGTACGGCGCCGTCATCCCCGACCTGGCCGCCGAGGTCCGGCGCAACGTGGTCTCGGCCGTGGAGCGGATGACGGGGCTGGAGGTCACCGAGGTGAACGTGGCCGTCGACGACATCCACCTCCCCGGCGAGGGCGAGGACGCCTCCGGCAACGAGCCCCGTGTGCAGTGA
- a CDS encoding DUF2273 domain-containing protein, with product MWPIVGLAFGVVLGLTAAFGGFWAFLLVLLFGALGFLLGRAYAGEVDLAALFTPRDRRDVR from the coding sequence ATGTGGCCGATCGTCGGACTCGCCTTCGGCGTCGTCCTGGGACTCACCGCCGCGTTCGGCGGGTTCTGGGCGTTCCTTCTGGTCCTGCTGTTCGGGGCGCTGGGGTTCCTCCTCGGCAGGGCGTACGCGGGCGAGGTGGACCTCGCCGCCCTGTTCACACCGAGGGACCGGAGGGACGTGCGGTGA
- a CDS encoding Asp23/Gls24 family envelope stress response protein yields MSAPTPGRTVVADRVIERLVRHEALRHEAVRPLEGALRGAIAGSPVRVEVSRGGSRVALRVEVAMAYPRPLEAAAADLRVRLVAAVERTTGLRVHTADVSVVRLVLPPVVR; encoded by the coding sequence GTGAGCGCGCCCACCCCCGGCCGGACCGTCGTCGCCGACCGCGTGATCGAGCGCCTGGTACGCCACGAAGCGCTGCGCCACGAGGCGGTGCGCCCCCTGGAGGGGGCGCTGCGCGGTGCGATCGCGGGCTCCCCGGTGCGGGTCGAGGTGAGCCGCGGGGGCTCTCGCGTCGCCCTGCGCGTGGAGGTCGCGATGGCCTACCCCCGCCCTTTGGAGGCGGCCGCGGCGGACCTGCGCGTGCGGCTCGTCGCCGCGGTGGAACGGACCACGGGGCTGCGCGTCCACACGGCGGACGTCAGCGTCGTCCGCCTCGTCCTCCCACCGGTCGTTCGCTGA
- a CDS encoding DUF6286 domain-containing protein, with protein sequence MCPEKNSEKNSEKKRSRSARRTALRLLRPRRTGTAVLCAVSLVLAGAGAGAVAPARALVPDHPAARTVGDLSAAVSGVGATAVLSAAALVVGAALVVSSLARGGRGPLALVTDDPLFVCGLTRGAAARLFAEEARDVDGVSGARVRVGRRRVRVLVSTRMRGSSGALRGRVEESVRRRAGELGVLPRPAVRARVREVGPA encoded by the coding sequence ATGTGTCCCGAGAAGAACTCGGAGAAGAACTCCGAGAAGAAGCGGTCCCGGTCCGCGCGGCGCACCGCGCTGCGCCTCCTGCGTCCGCGCCGGACCGGCACCGCGGTGCTGTGCGCCGTGTCCCTGGTCCTGGCCGGGGCGGGGGCGGGGGCGGTCGCCCCGGCCCGGGCCCTCGTTCCGGACCACCCGGCCGCCCGGACCGTCGGCGACCTGTCCGCCGCGGTGTCGGGCGTCGGCGCGACGGCCGTCCTGTCGGCCGCCGCGCTGGTCGTCGGCGCCGCCCTGGTCGTGTCCTCCCTCGCGCGCGGCGGCCGGGGGCCGCTGGCGCTGGTGACCGACGACCCGCTGTTCGTGTGCGGCCTCACCCGCGGCGCGGCCGCCCGGCTGTTCGCCGAGGAGGCGCGGGATGTGGACGGTGTGAGCGGTGCCCGCGTGCGGGTGGGGAGGCGGCGCGTGCGCGTCCTGGTCTCCACCCGGATGCGGGGGTCCTCCGGTGCCCTGCGCGGCCGGGTGGAGGAATCGGTGCGCCGCAGAGCCGGGGAGCTCGGGGTGCTGCCCCGTCCGGCGGTCCGGGCGCGCGTGCGTGAGGTGGGTCCGGCATGA
- a CDS encoding ABC transporter permease: MRVYPAVYIRGLRRYSTYRAATIAGIFTNSVFGCINAAVLLALFSVRPEINGYDAADAVTQVFVCQALIATVAIMGPPLDLGERIRSGAVGTDLLRPVPLLGWWLAEDLGRATFSIVFRGVPTFLVGVLLFDLLLPGTLGHWALVLASVALAAVIGFALRYLYEVAGFWILDTRGIWAVVGLVGPVAAGMLLPLPLFPPAVADVLRVLPWAATVQIPAEVMLGKESLPGGTAAGGLALQAGWAAALLLLGAWLTSLATRKVVVQGG; encoded by the coding sequence GTGCGCGTCTATCCGGCCGTGTACATCAGAGGGCTGCGCAGGTACTCCACCTATCGCGCGGCCACGATCGCCGGCATCTTCACCAACTCCGTCTTCGGCTGCATCAACGCCGCCGTCCTCCTCGCCCTCTTCTCGGTGCGCCCCGAGATCAACGGGTACGACGCGGCCGACGCCGTCACCCAGGTGTTCGTCTGCCAGGCGCTGATCGCGACCGTCGCGATCATGGGTCCCCCGCTGGACCTGGGCGAGCGCATCCGCAGCGGGGCCGTCGGCACCGACCTGCTGCGCCCGGTCCCGCTGCTCGGCTGGTGGCTGGCCGAGGACCTGGGCCGGGCCACGTTCAGCATCGTCTTCCGGGGCGTCCCGACCTTCCTCGTCGGGGTGCTGCTGTTCGACCTGCTGCTGCCGGGGACACTCGGGCACTGGGCTCTGGTCCTCGCCTCCGTCGCCCTGGCCGCGGTCATCGGGTTCGCCCTGCGCTACCTGTACGAGGTGGCCGGGTTCTGGATCCTGGACACCCGGGGGATCTGGGCGGTCGTCGGCCTGGTCGGCCCGGTGGCCGCCGGGATGCTGCTGCCCCTCCCCCTCTTCCCGCCGGCCGTGGCCGACGTCCTGCGCGTCCTGCCGTGGGCGGCGACCGTCCAGATCCCCGCCGAGGTCATGCTGGGCAAGGAGAGCCTGCCGGGCGGGACCGCCGCGGGCGGGCTGGCCCTCCAGGCCGGGTGGGCGGCCGCCCTGCTGCTGCTCGGCGCGTGGCTCACCTCCCTCGCCACCCGCAAGGTGGTGGTCCAGGGTGGCTGA
- a CDS encoding ABC transporter permease → MADLLPRTPDRPVERLTRPVRTYLLLAWTWSRALAQYPASLALMTFGTSLGAIAEISAVFVVFGHAGALDGFSLAEGLLIASLSNLVFATADMLMGMVEGLGQHIRNGSLDVMMVRPVSPLIQIATDRFALRRLGRVVPATVVMGVALYHCDIDWTPGKVLMLPVLLVSGVAIAAAVWTASGCLQFFVADAREAANSLTYGGQALTEYPLSIYGKGVVYAVTFAVPLAFVCWQPVLYLLDRPDPTGLPGLLRYAPPFVAALSCAAAALLWRLGLRHYRSTGS, encoded by the coding sequence GTGGCTGACCTCCTCCCGCGCACCCCCGACCGGCCCGTCGAACGCCTGACCCGGCCGGTCCGCACCTACCTCCTGCTGGCCTGGACCTGGAGCCGGGCGCTCGCCCAGTACCCGGCCTCCCTGGCCCTGATGACCTTCGGGACCTCCCTGGGCGCGATCGCGGAGATCTCCGCCGTGTTCGTCGTGTTCGGGCACGCCGGGGCGCTGGACGGCTTCTCCCTGGCCGAGGGCCTGCTCATCGCGTCCCTGTCCAACCTGGTGTTCGCCACCGCCGACATGCTCATGGGCATGGTGGAGGGGCTGGGCCAGCACATCCGCAACGGCTCCCTGGACGTCATGATGGTGCGGCCGGTCTCCCCGCTCATCCAGATCGCCACCGACCGGTTCGCGCTGCGCCGCCTGGGCCGGGTGGTCCCGGCGACCGTGGTCATGGGGGTGGCGCTGTACCACTGCGACATCGACTGGACCCCGGGCAAGGTCCTGATGCTGCCGGTCCTGCTGGTGTCGGGGGTGGCGATCGCCGCCGCCGTCTGGACCGCGAGCGGGTGCCTGCAGTTCTTCGTCGCCGACGCCCGCGAGGCCGCCAACTCCCTCACCTACGGCGGGCAGGCGCTCACCGAGTACCCGCTGTCCATCTACGGCAAGGGGGTCGTGTACGCCGTCACCTTCGCGGTCCCGCTGGCGTTCGTCTGCTGGCAGCCGGTCCTGTACCTGCTGGACCGCCCGGACCCGACCGGGCTGCCCGGCCTCCTCCGCTACGCCCCGCCGTTCGTCGCCGCCCTGTCGTGCGCGGCCGCCGCCCTGCTGTGGCGGCTGGGCCTGCGCCACTACCGATCCACCGGGAGCTGA
- a CDS encoding ABC transporter ATP-binding protein, whose protein sequence is MTRAHSDETVIEAVGLGRDFVLSEGPLFRRTRRTVSAVRGIDLTVRAGEIVGYLGPNGAGKSSTMKMLTGILSPTAGRLRVLGVEPSRERTRLAARIGVVFGQRTTLWWDLPLKDSLELTRHMYRVPAADHARRLAELTELLELGPFLRTPVRQLSLGQRMRGDLTAALLHGPRLLVLDEPTIGLDVVSKSTIREFLLRLNAEEGTTILLTTHDLGDVERLCERVVVIDHGSLAYDGDLDGLRAAVPTPRVLVVDLAEPAPPLEVAGARCVRTEGPRQWLELADNPSAVIGRVAAGHDIADLTLQEPDIEGVVAALYRGAEPRPA, encoded by the coding sequence ATGACCCGTGCACACTCCGACGAGACCGTCATCGAGGCGGTCGGCCTGGGCCGCGACTTCGTGCTGTCCGAGGGCCCGCTGTTCCGCCGCACCAGGCGCACCGTGTCCGCCGTGCGCGGCATCGACCTCACCGTCAGGGCCGGGGAGATCGTCGGCTACCTGGGCCCCAACGGCGCGGGCAAGAGCAGCACCATGAAGATGCTGACCGGCATCCTCTCCCCCACCGCCGGGCGCCTGCGGGTGCTGGGCGTGGAGCCGTCCCGGGAGCGGACCCGCCTGGCCGCCCGGATCGGGGTGGTGTTCGGCCAGCGCACCACCCTGTGGTGGGACCTGCCGCTCAAGGACAGCCTGGAGCTGACCCGGCACATGTACCGGGTGCCGGCCGCCGACCACGCCCGGAGGCTGGCCGAGCTCACCGAACTCCTGGAGCTGGGGCCCTTCCTCCGGACCCCGGTGCGCCAGCTCAGCCTGGGCCAGCGGATGCGCGGCGACCTCACCGCCGCCCTCCTGCACGGGCCCCGGCTGCTGGTCCTGGACGAGCCCACCATCGGCCTGGACGTGGTGAGCAAGTCGACCATCCGCGAGTTCCTGCTGCGGCTGAACGCCGAGGAGGGCACCACCATCCTGCTCACCACCCACGACCTGGGCGACGTGGAGCGCCTGTGCGAGCGGGTGGTGGTGATCGACCACGGCTCCCTGGCCTACGACGGCGACCTGGACGGACTGCGCGCGGCCGTGCCCACGCCCCGGGTGCTGGTGGTGGACCTGGCCGAGCCCGCCCCGCCGCTGGAGGTGGCGGGCGCGCGGTGCGTACGGACCGAGGGGCCCCGCCAGTGGCTGGAACTGGCGGACAACCCGTCGGCGGTCATCGGCCGGGTCGCGGCGGGGCACGACATCGCCGACCTGACCCTCCAGGAGCCCGACATCGAGGGCGTGGTGGCGGCCCTGTACCGGGGCGCCGAACCGCGGCCCGCCTGA
- a CDS encoding sensor histidine kinase, with translation MNRLTLRTRLALVYTAVFVLGGAVLLGVNYGIVSASLENRGVSLATTVEGVAVQALDEADTVSIPAAPTVPTGTYWEAEDYGEAQAAVEELLDAYRSAVLTDMVVTSVLVLGGVTALAALAGWLIAGRPMRRLHRVTEAARTLSEDDLHSRLELTGPDDEFRELGDTFDGMLARLERAFDSQRRFVANASHELRTPLAVQRTALEVPLSQGRVPEDLKPAFGRVLESVERSEELIAGLLLLARSDRGLSGTEAVGLAEVAGDAVALHTGTARARGVALELEVEPADVAGDRVLLAHLARNLVDNALRYNVDGGDGGWVRVEVSTIADRAVLRVANTGPRVRDADALFEPFHRGDAARLHRDRSGSGLGLSIVRSIAEAHGGSVSALPRTGGGLTVTVGFPAVEGDAFGR, from the coding sequence GTGAACCGGCTGACCCTGCGCACCCGGCTGGCGCTGGTCTACACGGCGGTGTTCGTGCTCGGCGGGGCGGTGCTGCTGGGCGTGAACTACGGGATCGTCTCCGCCAGCCTGGAGAACCGCGGCGTGAGCCTGGCGACGACCGTCGAGGGGGTCGCCGTCCAGGCGCTGGACGAGGCGGACACGGTCTCCATCCCGGCGGCACCGACCGTGCCGACCGGGACGTATTGGGAGGCCGAGGACTACGGGGAGGCTCAGGCGGCGGTCGAGGAGCTGCTGGACGCCTACCGCTCCGCCGTGCTCACGGACATGGTGGTCACCTCCGTGCTGGTGCTGGGCGGGGTGACGGCGCTGGCAGCCCTGGCCGGGTGGCTGATCGCGGGCCGCCCGATGCGGCGGTTGCACCGGGTCACCGAGGCCGCCCGCACCCTGTCCGAGGACGACCTGCACAGCCGCCTGGAGCTGACCGGGCCCGACGACGAGTTCCGCGAGCTGGGCGACACCTTCGACGGCATGCTCGCCCGCCTGGAGCGGGCCTTCGACAGCCAGCGCCGGTTCGTCGCCAACGCCTCGCACGAGCTGCGCACCCCGCTGGCCGTCCAGCGCACCGCACTGGAGGTGCCGCTGTCCCAGGGCCGGGTGCCCGAGGACCTGAAGCCCGCCTTCGGGCGGGTGCTGGAATCGGTGGAGCGCAGCGAGGAGCTCATCGCCGGGCTGCTCCTGCTCGCCCGGTCCGACCGGGGCCTGAGCGGTACCGAGGCGGTGGGCCTGGCCGAGGTCGCGGGCGACGCCGTCGCCCTCCACACCGGGACGGCCCGGGCCCGGGGCGTGGCGCTGGAGCTGGAGGTCGAGCCCGCCGACGTGGCGGGGGACCGGGTGCTGCTGGCCCACCTGGCCCGGAACCTGGTGGACAACGCCCTGCGCTACAACGTCGACGGCGGGGACGGCGGCTGGGTGCGGGTGGAGGTGAGCACGATCGCCGACCGGGCCGTGCTGCGGGTCGCCAACACCGGTCCGCGGGTGCGCGACGCCGACGCCCTGTTCGAGCCCTTCCACCGCGGCGACGCCGCCCGCCTGCACCGCGACCGGTCCGGCAGCGGCCTGGGCCTGTCGATCGTCCGGTCGATCGCCGAGGCGCACGGCGGCAGCGTGTCGGCACTGCCCCGGACCGGGGGCGGCCTCACCGTCACGGTCGGCTTCCCGGCCGTGGAGGGTGACGCATTCGGGCGGTGA
- a CDS encoding response regulator transcription factor → MRVLVVEDEPSLARSVAEGLRGEGMAVDVCHDGGTGWETATVHDYDVIVLDRDLPVLHGDRVCSRLAADPGVHARVLMLTAAGEVEDRVAGLDLGADDYLAKPFAYTELVARVRALGRRARPAAPPLLSAAGLEVDTVRRTAFRDGRELALSPKELGVLEELLRADGAPLSAVRLIEKVWDAHLDPFSGVLKVVVHGLRRRLGDPPVIETVPGQGYRIRAGAPE, encoded by the coding sequence GTGCGGGTTCTGGTGGTGGAGGACGAGCCGTCGCTGGCCCGGAGCGTGGCCGAGGGGCTGCGCGGCGAGGGCATGGCCGTGGACGTGTGCCACGACGGCGGCACCGGCTGGGAGACCGCCACCGTGCACGACTACGACGTGATCGTCCTGGACCGGGACCTGCCCGTCCTGCACGGCGACCGCGTGTGCAGCCGCCTGGCGGCCGACCCCGGCGTGCACGCCCGGGTGCTCATGCTCACCGCGGCCGGTGAGGTGGAGGACCGGGTCGCCGGACTGGACCTGGGCGCCGACGACTACCTGGCCAAGCCCTTCGCGTACACGGAACTGGTGGCCCGGGTCCGGGCATTGGGGCGGCGGGCCCGGCCGGCCGCCCCGCCGCTGCTGTCCGCGGCCGGACTGGAGGTCGACACCGTGCGCCGGACCGCGTTCCGCGACGGGCGAGAGCTGGCGCTGTCGCCCAAGGAGCTGGGGGTCCTGGAGGAGTTGCTGCGCGCCGACGGCGCCCCGCTGTCCGCGGTCCGCCTCATCGAGAAGGTGTGGGACGCCCACCTCGACCCGTTCAGCGGGGTGCTCAAGGTGGTGGTGCACGGACTGCGGCGCAGGCTCGGCGATCCGCCGGTGATCGAGACCGTCCCCGGGCAGGGGTACCGGATCCGGGCCGGAGCGCCGGAGTGA
- a CDS encoding peptidoglycan-binding protein, giving the protein MSTATLPGGPEAETGAAGRPRRRRGLPWLIAALAALTALGALAAYTVWGPPPASDGDAAPRPEATAHVERTTLERRETLDGTLGHPGAGAFFARSDGVLTRLPEVGAELSAGDRAWEVDGRPTILLRGDAPAHRTLEPGVRGEDVRRFEQALSELGYGGFTVDDEYTALTAAAVETWQRNTQGMEVTGTVDPARIWYTPGPVRVTSHEVAVGSNVAPGTALLDTAATERVVRIDLDVDDRDLVAGGDEVTVEMPGGGTVTGEVSSVGTVAETADDAPEGTPGGEEEKATVEVLVRLPDDAEGFLDRAPVTVEVRGQSREDVLAVPVGALIALSGGGYGVSVVGADGTVSDVPVETGWFSDGLVEVTGDGVDEGTEVVVPG; this is encoded by the coding sequence GTGAGCACCGCCACGCTCCCCGGGGGGCCGGAGGCGGAGACCGGGGCCGCCGGGCGCCCGCGACGGCGGCGCGGCCTGCCCTGGCTGATCGCCGCCCTGGCGGCGCTCACCGCGCTGGGCGCGCTGGCCGCCTACACGGTGTGGGGTCCGCCGCCGGCCTCCGACGGTGACGCGGCCCCGCGCCCCGAGGCCACCGCTCATGTGGAGCGCACCACGCTGGAGCGCCGCGAGACCCTGGACGGCACCCTCGGGCATCCCGGTGCGGGGGCCTTCTTCGCCCGCTCCGACGGGGTGCTGACCCGGCTGCCCGAGGTGGGCGCCGAGCTGTCGGCGGGCGACCGCGCCTGGGAGGTCGACGGCCGCCCCACGATCCTGCTGCGCGGGGACGCTCCCGCGCACCGGACCCTGGAACCGGGGGTGAGGGGTGAGGACGTTCGCCGGTTCGAGCAGGCGCTGTCCGAGCTCGGATACGGCGGGTTCACCGTGGACGACGAGTACACGGCGCTCACCGCCGCGGCCGTCGAGACCTGGCAGCGGAACACTCAGGGGATGGAGGTCACCGGCACGGTCGACCCTGCCCGGATCTGGTACACGCCCGGGCCGGTGCGGGTGACCTCCCACGAGGTCGCGGTGGGGTCGAACGTCGCCCCCGGCACGGCCCTGCTCGACACCGCCGCCACCGAGCGCGTGGTGCGGATCGACCTGGACGTGGACGACCGGGACCTGGTGGCCGGGGGCGACGAGGTGACCGTGGAGATGCCCGGCGGCGGCACGGTGACCGGCGAGGTGTCGTCGGTGGGCACCGTGGCCGAGACCGCCGACGACGCCCCGGAGGGGACGCCCGGCGGCGAGGAGGAGAAGGCCACCGTGGAGGTGCTGGTGCGCCTGCCCGACGACGCCGAGGGGTTCCTCGACCGGGCCCCCGTCACCGTGGAGGTTCGGGGCCAGAGCCGGGAGGACGTCCTGGCCGTGCCCGTGGGCGCGCTGATCGCCCTCTCCGGCGGCGGGTACGGGGTGTCGGTGGTGGGAGCGGACGGCACCGTGAGCGACGTCCCGGTGGAGACCGGCTGGTTCTCCGACGGCCTGGTCGAGGTCACCGGCGACGGCGTCGACGAGGGCACGGAAGTGGTGGTCCCGGGATGA
- a CDS encoding ABC transporter ATP-binding protein, with translation MSVRENGRGAPAVEFTGVTRSYPGGVRALDGVDLRVERGEMVAIVGPSGSGKSTVLNMIGTLDAPTEGTVRVFGHDVGSLDDGSLSALRARVLGFVFQRFHLAPNVRALDNVADGLLYTGVPLRVRRKRALAALERVGLADRVGHRPHELSGGQRQRVAIARAVVGSPDLLLADEPTGALDTASGTEVMGLLHGLHEDGVTVVVITHDRELAARAPRRLEVRDGRVVADSAALPEGVS, from the coding sequence ATGAGCGTCCGCGAGAACGGCCGGGGCGCGCCCGCCGTGGAGTTCACCGGCGTGACCCGCTCCTACCCCGGCGGGGTGCGCGCCCTGGACGGGGTGGACCTGCGGGTGGAGCGCGGGGAGATGGTGGCGATCGTCGGCCCCTCGGGGTCGGGCAAGTCGACCGTGCTCAACATGATCGGCACGCTGGACGCGCCGACCGAGGGAACGGTGCGCGTGTTCGGCCACGACGTGGGGTCGCTGGACGACGGGTCACTGTCGGCGCTGCGCGCCCGCGTCCTGGGGTTCGTGTTCCAGAGGTTCCACCTGGCGCCCAACGTGCGGGCGCTGGACAACGTCGCCGACGGGCTGCTCTACACGGGTGTCCCGTTGCGGGTACGCAGGAAGCGGGCGCTGGCGGCGCTGGAGCGGGTGGGGCTGGCCGACCGGGTCGGCCACCGGCCGCACGAGCTGTCCGGCGGGCAGCGCCAGCGGGTGGCGATCGCCCGCGCCGTGGTCGGCTCGCCCGACCTGCTGCTGGCCGACGAGCCGACCGGCGCGCTGGACACGGCCTCGGGCACGGAGGTGATGGGCCTGCTGCACGGGCTGCACGAGGACGGCGTCACCGTCGTCGTCATCACCCACGACCGCGAGCTGGCCGCGCGGGCGCCGCGGCGGCTGGAGGTGCGGGACGGGCGGGTGGTCGCCGACTCGGCCGCGCTCCCGGAGGGGGTCTCGTGA